In the genome of Podospora pseudocomata strain CBS 415.72m chromosome 2 map unlocalized CBS415.72m_2.2, whole genome shotgun sequence, one region contains:
- a CDS encoding uncharacterized protein (EggNog:ENOG503P0KC), with protein MASFNHFDSQDPTGTPPSPVAPKYEAQKAQLTAALKTIQPAGCFVTFDQFPTQPHAGICAGKLIKCARQARMARETRLWLIRRFATRGIWALRSLSSGTQNGQVTCTEIGKELGIDAPIRAELYKMLIYEKGALCKPHIE; from the exons ATGGCGAGTTTCAACCACTTCGACTCCCAGGACCCCACTGGCACTCCCCCGTCTCCTGTCGCTCCCAAGTACGAAGCGCAGAAAGCACAACTAACTGCTGCTCTCAAAACCATCCAGCCAGCGGGATGCTTTGTTACTTTCGACCAATTTCCGACCCAACCCCATGCTGGCATCTGC GCAGGCAAGTTGATCAAGTGCGCACGGCAAGCCCGTATGGCAAGGGAAACGAGACTCTGGTTGATACGACGGTTCGCAACACGCGGGATCTGGGCCCTACGCAGTTTGAGCTCCGGAACACAGAATGGCCAGGTTACCTGTACCGAGATCGGCAAGGAACTGGGCATCGATGCACCCATTAGAGCTGAACTTTACAAAATGCTCATCTACGAGAAGGGTGCCCTTTGCAAACCACACATCGAGTAA